A window of the Terriglobia bacterium genome harbors these coding sequences:
- a CDS encoding glycosyltransferase → MRVGFVIDMDYPHVGEVRPRKLAQSLHKAGHESVFLCRNSRQKLAKEQLEYGTVRRFDWFLNSGFYGLLSAPAPLSPIWALWIRQMAREERLHVLVTSNIRLAIPAIAAARSLGIPVVVDLQENNAEVVRLRPKTKLVHYLSRNGHLVGLLESLCVSWADHTWVVVEERIGALPVGLRSPEKVSVVCHTPDESEINVGVKSYNVRKTDFSLAYVGLFAPGHGSVELLMRSLPIMLRQDPNVRIAVAGGRQLEPLATELGILDHVDFAGLIPADEVCLWLREKEVGVIAYDPSKFTDTTVSNKLFYYMAVGIPVLATDMAPTRRIVEEVGCGRIIPRNATPEDVARIVLDLKNSPEECAAMGQRGRQAILDKYNWERDFRHALDTLSALVGGPAAATATAATPAGTRSR, encoded by the coding sequence ATGCGAGTCGGGTTTGTCATCGACATGGATTACCCGCACGTCGGAGAAGTACGTCCGCGGAAGCTCGCACAGTCGCTGCACAAGGCCGGACATGAATCCGTGTTCCTGTGCAGGAACTCGCGGCAGAAGCTCGCGAAGGAACAGCTCGAGTACGGAACGGTCCGCCGCTTCGATTGGTTCTTGAATTCCGGGTTCTACGGCCTGCTGAGCGCGCCCGCGCCGCTTAGCCCGATCTGGGCCCTGTGGATCCGCCAGATGGCCCGCGAGGAGCGTCTTCACGTTCTGGTCACGAGTAACATCAGGCTCGCGATCCCCGCCATCGCCGCCGCCAGATCTCTCGGCATCCCGGTCGTCGTCGACCTGCAGGAGAACAATGCCGAGGTCGTTCGCCTGCGGCCGAAGACGAAACTGGTCCACTACCTGAGCCGAAACGGTCATCTGGTCGGCTTGCTGGAAAGCTTGTGCGTTTCCTGGGCGGACCACACCTGGGTAGTGGTCGAGGAGCGCATCGGGGCGCTGCCCGTCGGGTTGCGCTCGCCGGAAAAGGTGAGCGTCGTCTGCCACACGCCCGATGAGAGCGAGATCAATGTCGGGGTGAAGTCGTATAACGTCCGGAAAACGGATTTTAGCCTGGCCTACGTCGGTCTCTTCGCTCCGGGGCACGGCTCGGTCGAGCTGCTCATGCGCTCGCTGCCCATCATGTTGCGGCAGGACCCAAACGTGCGCATCGCCGTGGCCGGCGGACGGCAGCTGGAACCGCTGGCAACGGAACTCGGTATCCTCGACCACGTGGATTTTGCCGGCCTTATCCCTGCGGACGAGGTTTGCTTGTGGTTGAGGGAGAAGGAGGTCGGCGTGATCGCGTACGATCCGAGCAAGTTCACCGACACGACGGTATCGAACAAGCTCTTCTACTACATGGCGGTCGGCATCCCGGTGCTCGCCACGGACATGGCTCCGACGCGGCGGATCGTCGAGGAGGTCGGCTGCGGGCGCATCATCCCCAGAAACGCGACTCCCGAGGACGTCGCCAGGATCGTCCTCGACCTGAAAAACTCTCCCGAAGAGTGTGCCGCAATGGGGCAGCGGGGCCGACAGGCGATCCTCGACAAATACAACTGGGAGCGCGATTTTCGGCACGCTCTCGACACCCTTTCTGCACTGGTCGGCGGCCCCGCCGCGGCAACTGCGACCGCTGCGACCCCGGCTGGGACTCGATCGAGATGA